A genomic region of Zea mays cultivar B73 chromosome 6, Zm-B73-REFERENCE-NAM-5.0, whole genome shotgun sequence contains the following coding sequences:
- the LOC103630785 gene encoding PLASMODESMATA CALLOSE-BINDING PROTEIN 2 isoform X1 codes for MALPLRPVHGLASLLLLLLVLLSCNCHCHAGGGSERGAGATKRLERDVTSPLATVPVVNPTATMPLPTATPAAPSLPLATGAGGGSWCVASPSAGAAVLQVALNYACGQGGADCSAVQRGGSCFSPDTVPDHASYAFNTYYQKNPVQTSCDFGGAAVLTTTNPSTSTCQYPATSTGASVLNTSTPLTPGYGSAPGGYGSSPPAGDGRSPPLYGNMSPPDYGDNTSAAVTVRALPGRKTAAAVVALATTSTWLLIALTVSG; via the exons ATGGCTCTGCCTCTGCGGCCAGTCCATGGCTTGGCGTCCCTTCTTCTTCTGCTCCTCGTCCTCCTGTCCTGCAACTGCCACTGCCACG CAGGGGGAGGAAGCGAGCGGGGAGCAGGCGCGACAAAGAGGCTGGAGCGCGACGTCACGTCGCCCCTGGCCACGGTCCCGGTGGTGAACCCGACGGCGACGATGCCGTTGCCCACCGCGACGCCGGCGGCGCCTTCGCTGCCGCTGGCCACCGGCGCCGGCGGCGGGAGCTGGTGCGTGGCGAGCCCCAGCGCGGGCGCGGCGGTGCTGCAGGTGGCGCTGAACTACGCGTGCGGCCAGGGCGGCGCGGACTGCTCCGCCGTCCAGCGGGGCGGGAGCTGCTTCAGCCCGGACACCGTCCCCGACCACGCGTCCTACGCCTTCAACACCTACTACCAGAAGAACCCCGTGCAGACCAGCTGCGACTTCGGCGGCGCCGCAGTCCTCACCACCACCAACCCGA GTACTTCGACGTGCCAGTATCCAGCAACGAG CACCGGAGCTTCGGTCCTGAACACGTCGACTCCGCTGACGCCAGGATACGGATCTGCCCCCGGCGGGTACGGGAGCTCTCCACCGGCTGGAGACGGCAGGTCCCCTCCGCTGTACGGGAACATGTCGCCGCCGGACTACGGCGACAACACCAGCGCCGCCGTGACCGTGAGGGCACTGCCCGGCCGCAAGACGGCGGCGGCCGTCGTGGCGCTGGCCACGACGTCGACGTGGCTCCTCATCGCACTGACGGTGAGCGGCTGA
- the LOC103630785 gene encoding PLASMODESMATA CALLOSE-BINDING PROTEIN 2 isoform X2, with the protein MALPLRPVHGLASLLLLLLVLLSCNCHCHGGGSERGAGATKRLERDVTSPLATVPVVNPTATMPLPTATPAAPSLPLATGAGGGSWCVASPSAGAAVLQVALNYACGQGGADCSAVQRGGSCFSPDTVPDHASYAFNTYYQKNPVQTSCDFGGAAVLTTTNPSTSTCQYPATSTGASVLNTSTPLTPGYGSAPGGYGSSPPAGDGRSPPLYGNMSPPDYGDNTSAAVTVRALPGRKTAAAVVALATTSTWLLIALTVSG; encoded by the exons ATGGCTCTGCCTCTGCGGCCAGTCCATGGCTTGGCGTCCCTTCTTCTTCTGCTCCTCGTCCTCCTGTCCTGCAACTGCCACTGCCACG GGGGAGGAAGCGAGCGGGGAGCAGGCGCGACAAAGAGGCTGGAGCGCGACGTCACGTCGCCCCTGGCCACGGTCCCGGTGGTGAACCCGACGGCGACGATGCCGTTGCCCACCGCGACGCCGGCGGCGCCTTCGCTGCCGCTGGCCACCGGCGCCGGCGGCGGGAGCTGGTGCGTGGCGAGCCCCAGCGCGGGCGCGGCGGTGCTGCAGGTGGCGCTGAACTACGCGTGCGGCCAGGGCGGCGCGGACTGCTCCGCCGTCCAGCGGGGCGGGAGCTGCTTCAGCCCGGACACCGTCCCCGACCACGCGTCCTACGCCTTCAACACCTACTACCAGAAGAACCCCGTGCAGACCAGCTGCGACTTCGGCGGCGCCGCAGTCCTCACCACCACCAACCCGA GTACTTCGACGTGCCAGTATCCAGCAACGAG CACCGGAGCTTCGGTCCTGAACACGTCGACTCCGCTGACGCCAGGATACGGATCTGCCCCCGGCGGGTACGGGAGCTCTCCACCGGCTGGAGACGGCAGGTCCCCTCCGCTGTACGGGAACATGTCGCCGCCGGACTACGGCGACAACACCAGCGCCGCCGTGACCGTGAGGGCACTGCCCGGCCGCAAGACGGCGGCGGCCGTCGTGGCGCTGGCCACGACGTCGACGTGGCTCCTCATCGCACTGACGGTGAGCGGCTGA
- the LOC100383588 gene encoding uncharacterized protein LOC100383588, translating to MDMDAEAPLLLPIDITIVPSAPSSSPSTRSIVLRIAAVLAVACASLLAQHEASKGFAVAVANDAARGSAAARRFDLHLASNGRAERALLRASRAVERALFPDASFPRRQVRRVTVRMAARNLTAGAGATVRAAAPGEYVVSLSPGLVASSSASANDAAVAAALRRAVARMWLWDGRGAAPARVTEAMVDYLAGAAGDDEAAAAAEDAHGCGTFSARLLRRLEARREGFVARLNRAMKDRWSDAAVDAALGAPARLACRHHAEETTAALTRRGQLENGGWR from the coding sequence ATGGACATGGACGCCGAGGCTCCGCTCCTCCTCCCCATCGACATCACCATCGTGCCGTCGGCGCCCTCCTCCTCCCCTTCGACCCGGAGCATCGTCCTCCGCATAGCGGCCGTGCTCGCCGTGGCGTGCGCGTCCCTGCTAGCGCAGCACGAGGCCAGCAAGGGCTTCGCAGTCGCCGTCGCGAACGACGCGGCGCGGGgcagcgcggcggcgcggcgcttCGACCTGCACTTGGCGTCCAACGGCCGCGCCGAGCGCGCCCTCCTGCGCGCCAGCCGCGCCGTGGAGCGCGCGCTGTTCCCGGACGCGTCGTTCCCGCGCAGGCAGGTGCGGCGCGTGACCGTCCGGATGGCCGCGCGCAACCTCACCGCGGGCGCCGGCGCCACGGTGCGCGCCGCGGCCCCGGGGGAGTACGTCGTGTCCCTGAGCCCCGGCCTCGTCGCGTCGTCGTCGGCGTCGGCGAACGACGCCGCCGTGGCCGCCGCGCTGCGCCGCGCGGTCGCGCGCATGTGGCTCTGGGACGGCCGCGGCGCCGCCCCCGCGCGCGTCACGGAGGCTATGGTCGACTACCTCGCGGGCGCGGCCGGTGAcgacgaggcggcggcggcggccgaggacGCGCACGGGTGCGGCACGTTCTCGGCGCGGCTTCTGAGGCGCTTAGAGGCGCGGCGCGAGGGCTTCGTGGCGCGGCTGAACCGGGCGATGAAGGACCGGTGGAGCGACGCCGCCGTGGACGCGGCGCTCGGCGCGCCAGCCCGGCTCGCCTGCCGCCACCACGCGGAGGAAACGACGGCGGCGCTGACCCGCCGCGGGCAGCTGGAAAATGGTGGCTGGAGGTGA
- the LOC100191429 gene encoding putative MAP kinase family protein: protein MQQDQRNKTSAEVDFFTEYGDANRYKIQEVIGKGSYGVVCSAIDLHTRQRVAIKKIHGIFEHVSDAARILREIKLLRLLRHPDIVEIKHIMLPPSRKDFKDIFVVFELMESDLHQVIKANDDLTKEHYQFFLYQLLRALKYIHTANVYHRDLKPKNILANSNCKLKICDFGLARVAFNDTPTTVFWTDYVATRWYRAPELCGSFFTKYTPAIDIWSIGCIFAEVLTGKPLFPGKNVVHQLDLMTDLLGTPSTDTISRVRNEKARRYLSSMRKKDPVPFSQKFPSADPLALKLLEKLLAFDPKDRLTAEEALRDPYFKGLARAEREPSCQPIRKVEFDFEHKRMSKEEIRELIFREILEYHPQLLSSYINGTERTTFLYPSAVDQFKKQFSHLEESGGNGPSVPTDRKHASLPRTTVVHSNPIPAKEQPLGASSRVRPVSDDSCKNPWEKGSGPGNVPRTSLTPQGLQAQAAGSVRVNGPVTDSRYPPHQQIPQAYGYRQMPARLDSTNPSQAMGGYTLQSQKAYACANGKGSPDVAVNMRAPPFHLPAGPKKNPLDRIAPDTTDIYTRSLNGIVAAAAASVGAGAGTHRNIGVVPSGMSRMY, encoded by the exons ACTTCTGCAGAGGTCGACTTCTTCACAGAGTACGGGGATGCGAACCGGTACAAGATCCAAGAGGTCATCGGCAAGGGAAGCTACGGGGTCGTCTGCTCTGCCATCGATCTCCACACTCGGCAGAGGGTGGCGATCAAGAAGATACATGGCATCTTCGAGCACGTCTCCGATGCCGCGAGGATCCTCCGCGAGATCAAGCTTCTGAGGCTCCTGAGGCACCCTGACATTGTCGAGATCAAGCACATTATGCTGCCTCCCTCGAGAAAGGACTTCAAGGACATTTTCGTTGTTTTTGAGCTCATGGAGTCCGACCTCCACCAAGTTATAAAGGCCAACGATGACTTGACCAAGGAGCATTACCAGTTCTTTCTCTATCAGTTACTTCGGGCCCTCAAATACATTCATACTG CTAATGTTTACCACCGTGACCTCAAGCCCAAGAATATTTTAGCAAACTCTAACTGCAAATTGAAAATATGTGACTTTGGACTAGCCCGAGTCGCATTCAATGATACCCCAACAACAGTCTTCTGGACG GATTATGTTGCAACAAGGTGGTACAGAGCTCCGGAGCTCTGTGGATCCTTCTTCACCAAG TATACACCAGCTATTGACATTTGGAGCATTGGATGCATATTTGCTGAGGTGTTGACAGGGAAGCCTTTATTTCCTGGTAAAAATGTTGTTCACCAGCTAGATTTGATGACTGATCTTCTAGGTACACCATCAACGGACACAATTTCTCGG GTTCGGAATGAGAAAGCAAGAAGGTACTTGAGCAGCATGAGAAAGAAGGACCCTGTTCCATTTTCCCAGAAGTTTCCCAGTGCAGATCCTTTGGCACTTAAACTGTTAGAAAAACTATTAGCGTTTGATCCAAAGGACCGTCTGACAGCAGAAGAG GCATTGCGTGATCCATACTTCAAAGGTCTTGCCAGGGCTGAAAGAGAACCATCCTGTCAGCCAATCAGAAAAGTGGAATTTGACtttgagcacaaaagaatgtCAAAGGAAGAGATAAGAGAGTTGATATTCCGCGAGATACTGGAATATCACCCACAACTGCTGAGTAGCTACATTAATGGCACAGAGAGGACAACCTTTCTCTACCCAAG TGCTGTTGATCAATTTAAGAAGCAATTTTCTCATCTTGAAGAGAGTGGTGGTAACGGTCCATCAGTTCCAACGGACAGGAAACATGCATCCCTTCCCAG GACCACTGTGGTTCACTCGAATCCAATTCCTGCCAAAGAACAACCTCTTGGTGCCTCATCAAGGGTTAGACCAGTCTCTGATGATTCATGTAAGAACCCTTGGGAGAAAGGAAGTGGTCCTGGAAATGTTCCCAGGACATCTCTGACTCCACAAGGGCTGCAAGCACAAGCAG CAGGATCAGTAAGAGTTAATGGCCCAGTGACGGATTCAAGGTATCCTCCTCACCAACAGATCCCACAAGCATACGGTTACCGCCAAATGCCTGCAAGGTTGGACAGTACCAACCCATCGCAGGCCATGGGAGGTTACACGCTGCAGTCGCAGAAGGCCTATGCTTGTGCAAACGGCAAAGGCTCGCCTGATGTGGCCGTGAACATGAGAGCTCCCCCCTTCCATCTCCCAGCTGGACCAAAGAAGAACCCATTAGATAGGATAGCACCTGACACCACCGACATATACACAAGATCCCTGAACGGcatcgtcgccgccgccgctgcatcAGTGGGCGCTGGCGCTGGTACTCACCGAAACATCGGCGTTGTGCCATCTGGCATGTCAAGGATGTATTAG
- the LOC100191429 gene encoding putative MAP kinase family protein isoform X1 has product MQQDQRNKTSAEVDFFTEYGDANRYKIQEVIGKGSYGVVCSAIDLHTRQRVAIKKIHGIFEHVSDAARILREIKLLRLLRHPDIVEIKHIMLPPSRKDFKDIFVVFELMESDLHQVIKANDDLTKEHYQFFLYQLLRALKYIHTANVYHRDLKPKNILANSNCKLKICDFGLARVAFNDTPTTVFWTDYVATRWYRAPELCGSFFTKYTPAIDIWSIGCIFAEVLTGKPLFPGKNVVHQLDLMTDLLGTPSTDTISRVRNEKARRYLSSMRKKDPVPFSQKFPSADPLALKLLEKLLAFDPKDRLTAEEALRDPYFKGLARAEREPSCQPIRKVEFDFEHKRMSKEEIRELIFREILEYHPQLLSSYINGTERTTFLYPSAVDQFKKQFSHLEESGGNGPSVPTDRKHASLPRTTVVHSNPIPAKEQPLGASSRVRPVSDDSCKNPWEKGSGPGNVPRTSLTPQGLQAQAGSVRVNGPVTDSRYPPHQQIPQAYGYRQMPARLDSTNPSQAMGGYTLQSQKAYACANGKGSPDVAVNMRAPPFHLPAGPKKNPLDRIAPDTTDIYTRSLNGIVAAAAASVGAGAGTHRNIGVVPSGMSRMY; this is encoded by the exons ACTTCTGCAGAGGTCGACTTCTTCACAGAGTACGGGGATGCGAACCGGTACAAGATCCAAGAGGTCATCGGCAAGGGAAGCTACGGGGTCGTCTGCTCTGCCATCGATCTCCACACTCGGCAGAGGGTGGCGATCAAGAAGATACATGGCATCTTCGAGCACGTCTCCGATGCCGCGAGGATCCTCCGCGAGATCAAGCTTCTGAGGCTCCTGAGGCACCCTGACATTGTCGAGATCAAGCACATTATGCTGCCTCCCTCGAGAAAGGACTTCAAGGACATTTTCGTTGTTTTTGAGCTCATGGAGTCCGACCTCCACCAAGTTATAAAGGCCAACGATGACTTGACCAAGGAGCATTACCAGTTCTTTCTCTATCAGTTACTTCGGGCCCTCAAATACATTCATACTG CTAATGTTTACCACCGTGACCTCAAGCCCAAGAATATTTTAGCAAACTCTAACTGCAAATTGAAAATATGTGACTTTGGACTAGCCCGAGTCGCATTCAATGATACCCCAACAACAGTCTTCTGGACG GATTATGTTGCAACAAGGTGGTACAGAGCTCCGGAGCTCTGTGGATCCTTCTTCACCAAG TATACACCAGCTATTGACATTTGGAGCATTGGATGCATATTTGCTGAGGTGTTGACAGGGAAGCCTTTATTTCCTGGTAAAAATGTTGTTCACCAGCTAGATTTGATGACTGATCTTCTAGGTACACCATCAACGGACACAATTTCTCGG GTTCGGAATGAGAAAGCAAGAAGGTACTTGAGCAGCATGAGAAAGAAGGACCCTGTTCCATTTTCCCAGAAGTTTCCCAGTGCAGATCCTTTGGCACTTAAACTGTTAGAAAAACTATTAGCGTTTGATCCAAAGGACCGTCTGACAGCAGAAGAG GCATTGCGTGATCCATACTTCAAAGGTCTTGCCAGGGCTGAAAGAGAACCATCCTGTCAGCCAATCAGAAAAGTGGAATTTGACtttgagcacaaaagaatgtCAAAGGAAGAGATAAGAGAGTTGATATTCCGCGAGATACTGGAATATCACCCACAACTGCTGAGTAGCTACATTAATGGCACAGAGAGGACAACCTTTCTCTACCCAAG TGCTGTTGATCAATTTAAGAAGCAATTTTCTCATCTTGAAGAGAGTGGTGGTAACGGTCCATCAGTTCCAACGGACAGGAAACATGCATCCCTTCCCAG GACCACTGTGGTTCACTCGAATCCAATTCCTGCCAAAGAACAACCTCTTGGTGCCTCATCAAGGGTTAGACCAGTCTCTGATGATTCATGTAAGAACCCTTGGGAGAAAGGAAGTGGTCCTGGAAATGTTCCCAGGACATCTCTGACTCCACAAGGGCTGCAAGCACAAGCAG GATCAGTAAGAGTTAATGGCCCAGTGACGGATTCAAGGTATCCTCCTCACCAACAGATCCCACAAGCATACGGTTACCGCCAAATGCCTGCAAGGTTGGACAGTACCAACCCATCGCAGGCCATGGGAGGTTACACGCTGCAGTCGCAGAAGGCCTATGCTTGTGCAAACGGCAAAGGCTCGCCTGATGTGGCCGTGAACATGAGAGCTCCCCCCTTCCATCTCCCAGCTGGACCAAAGAAGAACCCATTAGATAGGATAGCACCTGACACCACCGACATATACACAAGATCCCTGAACGGcatcgtcgccgccgccgctgcatcAGTGGGCGCTGGCGCTGGTACTCACCGAAACATCGGCGTTGTGCCATCTGGCATGTCAAGGATGTATTAG